A single genomic interval of Zunongwangia sp. HGR-M22 harbors:
- a CDS encoding DUF1266 domain-containing protein, with amino-acid sequence MTTEEITPQIQKQLNFSALLLKKHAHEVDLESWFGFDVHNEWHVKAAKRLLKYYGIHSGLDLRGKLFEYENGIIASTTFEKLAASLRLDTTSSFEAKYKSLDNVIQEHQYTLAWKYRFSLKDQKLKGYEMAKYVFLMRLGGILNYMELEEITLRLTEAEALLKNTFTSWGEFHRNVCIGDEFINGSGEQDRSSFPGILTLWECYQRMHITYSTWFKEW; translated from the coding sequence ATGACTACAGAAGAAATTACACCTCAAATACAAAAGCAATTAAACTTTTCGGCTTTGCTTTTAAAAAAACACGCTCACGAAGTAGATCTTGAAAGTTGGTTTGGATTTGATGTACATAACGAGTGGCATGTTAAAGCAGCAAAACGCTTATTGAAGTACTACGGAATACATTCAGGCTTAGATTTACGCGGTAAGTTGTTTGAATATGAAAACGGAATTATAGCTTCCACTACTTTTGAAAAATTAGCAGCCAGTTTACGCCTAGATACCACCAGCAGTTTCGAAGCCAAATATAAATCTTTAGATAATGTTATTCAAGAGCACCAATATACGCTTGCCTGGAAATATAGATTTAGCCTTAAAGATCAGAAGCTTAAAGGCTATGAAATGGCAAAATATGTATTTCTGATGCGTTTGGGCGGCATCTTAAATTACATGGAGTTAGAAGAAATTACCTTACGCTTAACGGAAGCAGAAGCCTTACTTAAAAATACATTTACTAGCTGGGGAGAGTTTCATCGAAACGTATGTATAGGAGATGAGTTTATTAACGGAAGCGGAGAACAAGATAGAAGTTCATTCCCGGGAATACTAACCCTTTGGGAATGTTACCAGCGGATGCACATCACTTATTCAACTTGGTTTAAAGAATGGTAA
- a CDS encoding tetratricopeptide repeat protein: MELTREQVITHIEQAEAAYANQLNRQLESHIVVIQENFDALEAQDQAICIRYYRLYMRFLTLFDEVKITTMQTYFEALENEGVLEASDYELICSFYKICPQAIYEKALMAYSYNETLHLHYALKLKEERRFTEAIEVLEYILECYPGSTDCRFLLWEIKQEYLDELCNSEKEIEATQLLDLASATHNKSVLKGLELDPRLTPAEKYHVQIQLAVWQNRSVENRNQWRAEWKHVELADQTRDLLADYAKAFMMYDMVDEVLKFPEAPNFPAENYSDFAAYRTYMLALTNAGWQRAQHQYLLIGKSFYHYSKDLKKMAYCLQQGLALHPKNPLLLELKGKFFFFQADYQQASEAFNEAFQQGLSATDYLQTSMDVYDRVNNYKGILQTVNQFHQRHFPNAKSTCFRGIALVKLGFLDHAFEVFTEGIENYPQSAFHAWMYYWRAVIHKHYKNYDLMLRDIQNEVKFYPEGSSDYCNSMNLCMVSFFETGDYKKSHQYGVYCFEQGQLDADLHNVLKWICFYSYLPKPEGLEKASEADLIANPKTFIHYRNNGLTYWMIGNYTEAIDSLLIAVEKDVEKDLYYQLAYLCARESPDKESAVRIYRDLVKEVPEARNWEIDISYTGLLERTQNFKEAKEAFLNFTASYPYEVFYNFAQHKSMIIQTLRESAKGEMNIKDYTRYSAVLLSKENPLEIYLEEHQQIAEDFHKEDLFLYHNLLAGSKTEVTEEKTKKLRKIKAEIIQNYFA; this comes from the coding sequence ATGGAATTGACAAGAGAACAAGTAATCACACATATAGAGCAGGCTGAAGCAGCTTACGCTAACCAACTTAACAGACAATTAGAATCGCATATTGTTGTTATTCAAGAAAATTTTGATGCTTTAGAAGCTCAAGACCAAGCCATATGTATTCGATATTATCGATTATATATGCGTTTTTTAACGCTTTTTGATGAGGTGAAGATAACAACAATGCAAACCTATTTTGAAGCTTTAGAAAATGAAGGTGTATTAGAAGCATCAGATTACGAACTCATCTGTAGTTTTTACAAAATATGTCCGCAAGCAATTTATGAAAAAGCGTTAATGGCTTATTCTTATAACGAAACCTTGCATCTGCATTATGCTTTAAAACTGAAAGAAGAACGACGTTTTACTGAAGCTATTGAAGTACTAGAGTATATACTAGAATGTTATCCGGGAAGTACAGATTGTCGCTTTTTATTATGGGAAATTAAACAAGAATATTTAGATGAATTATGTAATTCTGAAAAAGAAATTGAAGCAACACAGCTTCTTGATTTAGCTTCTGCAACCCACAATAAATCGGTTTTAAAAGGCTTAGAACTAGATCCTCGATTAACACCAGCCGAAAAATACCACGTTCAAATTCAATTAGCTGTTTGGCAAAATAGATCGGTAGAAAATCGTAACCAATGGAGAGCCGAATGGAAACATGTAGAATTAGCAGACCAAACTCGTGATTTATTGGCAGATTATGCCAAAGCATTTATGATGTATGATATGGTAGATGAGGTGCTAAAATTTCCTGAGGCACCTAATTTTCCTGCAGAAAACTATAGCGATTTTGCAGCTTATAGAACTTACATGCTAGCGCTTACTAATGCAGGTTGGCAACGAGCTCAACATCAATATTTATTAATAGGAAAGTCGTTTTATCATTATTCAAAAGACTTGAAGAAAATGGCATATTGCCTACAGCAAGGCTTAGCGCTTCATCCTAAAAATCCGTTATTATTAGAATTGAAAGGGAAGTTTTTCTTCTTTCAAGCAGATTATCAGCAGGCATCAGAAGCGTTTAACGAAGCATTTCAACAAGGCCTTTCTGCTACCGATTATTTACAAACTTCAATGGATGTATATGATCGGGTAAACAATTATAAGGGAATTTTACAAACGGTGAATCAGTTTCATCAACGGCATTTCCCTAATGCAAAAAGTACATGTTTTAGAGGAATAGCTTTAGTTAAATTAGGCTTTTTAGATCATGCTTTTGAAGTTTTTACAGAAGGAATAGAAAATTATCCACAATCGGCATTTCACGCTTGGATGTATTATTGGCGAGCTGTAATTCATAAGCATTATAAAAATTATGATTTGATGCTGAGAGATATTCAGAATGAAGTAAAATTTTACCCGGAAGGGAGTAGCGACTATTGCAACTCGATGAACTTGTGTATGGTTTCGTTTTTTGAAACGGGAGATTACAAAAAATCGCATCAATACGGTGTATATTGTTTTGAACAAGGACAGCTGGATGCAGATCTTCACAATGTATTAAAATGGATTTGCTTTTATAGTTATCTACCAAAACCTGAAGGATTAGAAAAAGCTTCAGAAGCAGATTTAATTGCTAATCCGAAAACCTTTATTCATTATCGTAATAACGGATTAACCTATTGGATGATAGGAAATTATACAGAAGCTATAGATTCTTTATTAATTGCTGTTGAAAAAGATGTAGAAAAAGACTTGTATTATCAATTAGCTTACCTTTGTGCGAGAGAAAGTCCGGATAAAGAATCGGCGGTACGCATATATAGAGATTTAGTAAAAGAAGTTCCGGAAGCTAGAAACTGGGAGATCGATATTTCTTACACCGGTTTATTAGAGCGAACCCAAAATTTTAAAGAAGCAAAAGAGGCATTTCTCAATTTTACAGCCTCGTATCCGTATGAAGTATTTTATAATTTTGCGCAACATAAAAGTATGATTATTCAAACCCTTAGAGAATCGGCAAAAGGGGAAATGAATATAAAAGATTATACCAGATACAGTGCGGTACTTTTAAGTAAAGAAAATCCACTTGAAATATATTTAGAAGAGCATCAACAAATTGCTGAAGATTTTCATAAAGAAGATTTATTTTTATACCATAATTTATTAGCTGGTAGTAAAACAGAAGTAACAGAAGAAAAAACAAAGAAACTAAGAAAAATAAAAGCTGAAATTATACAAAACTACTTTGCTTAA
- a CDS encoding tetratricopeptide repeat-containing sensor histidine kinase, whose translation MKILKIYILGMLWLLAGYTPVYSQQKLEITSIDSLSAVYRSNLNSQPKIAKQAALAWLEAAKNSNDQLQQAQAHYALANLGNSAGDYQSTVANIQETIKILKALNQKDGLSASYNLLALGYKNMAEYPKAMDNFLNCLKFAEKENNKEQQANAYQNIATLYILQEDYKKAAENLDRAADLFRELKDDDGVLTTLFNFANILKEQGKFNEARKHYQTVLKYRKREGNKSVIAYVNMNLSQMLLEEKKYPEALIALKKTLGLLQALQFKSDIAVVYNDLGLCESKLGNSQKAIFYFEKALKIGEEQALLKYNSEIYSNISQLYNNQKNYKKALAFYQKAVKTEEQHNSLNKEKYVAKLQERYETQLKETRIKLLEKDQKLSDAELQKAALTLKRQRVVRNAFIAGFVLVLITLIVLRLFYIQRLRVQKQLSSQKEENARQRINQMMQEHKLSVIKRYQEGQEEERSRLARDIHDGIGSDLAGIKIAFEHYLEGAGLQPNAKRLLGAINNVCIDVRTLSHQLHPLPFSKIGFSSFLNEFINQVTQKNELKIQTFLFPEEEIDELPDELLADTYRIVQELINNILKHAKATQAELQLTKHEDHLNIVINDNGKGFQKAKKQGIGLRNIKERLQKMQGTLDIDSGSKNGTSITIDIPLN comes from the coding sequence ATGAAAATATTAAAAATTTACATTTTAGGTATGCTCTGGCTATTGGCAGGTTATACGCCTGTTTATAGCCAGCAGAAGCTTGAAATTACTTCAATAGATTCACTTTCGGCAGTATATCGAAGCAACTTGAACAGCCAGCCTAAAATTGCAAAGCAAGCAGCTTTAGCTTGGTTAGAGGCGGCAAAAAATTCAAATGATCAATTACAGCAAGCGCAGGCGCATTATGCATTGGCTAATTTAGGGAATAGCGCCGGCGATTATCAAAGTACGGTTGCCAATATCCAAGAAACTATTAAAATTTTAAAAGCGCTAAATCAAAAAGACGGCTTATCGGCGAGCTATAACTTATTGGCGCTGGGCTATAAAAATATGGCGGAATATCCAAAAGCAATGGATAATTTTCTGAACTGTTTAAAGTTTGCCGAAAAAGAAAACAACAAAGAGCAACAAGCCAATGCTTACCAAAATATTGCCACCTTATATATTCTACAGGAAGATTATAAAAAGGCAGCTGAAAATTTAGACAGAGCAGCAGATCTTTTTCGAGAATTAAAAGATGATGATGGCGTGCTTACTACTTTATTCAATTTTGCAAATATTCTAAAAGAACAAGGTAAATTTAATGAAGCAAGGAAACACTACCAAACGGTACTAAAATACAGAAAACGCGAAGGAAATAAATCGGTGATAGCTTATGTGAATATGAATCTTTCACAAATGTTGCTGGAAGAAAAAAAGTATCCTGAGGCACTTATCGCTTTAAAGAAAACATTAGGTCTTTTGCAGGCGCTTCAATTTAAATCAGATATCGCGGTTGTTTATAATGATTTAGGACTTTGCGAAAGTAAATTAGGAAATAGTCAAAAAGCCATATTTTATTTTGAAAAAGCTTTAAAAATAGGAGAGGAGCAAGCACTTTTAAAGTATAATTCAGAAATTTATAGTAACATTTCGCAGCTATATAACAACCAAAAAAATTATAAAAAAGCGTTAGCATTTTATCAAAAAGCGGTAAAAACAGAAGAACAGCATAATAGCCTGAACAAAGAAAAATATGTCGCTAAACTTCAGGAGCGTTACGAAACTCAATTGAAGGAAACCCGCATTAAATTGCTGGAAAAAGATCAAAAATTAAGCGATGCCGAATTGCAAAAGGCAGCCTTAACTTTAAAACGGCAGCGTGTGGTAAGAAATGCTTTTATAGCCGGTTTTGTATTGGTTTTAATTACATTAATTGTACTGCGCCTATTTTATATCCAGCGGCTACGTGTTCAAAAACAATTGAGTTCTCAGAAAGAAGAAAATGCCAGACAGCGCATTAATCAAATGATGCAAGAGCACAAGCTTTCTGTAATAAAACGCTATCAGGAAGGGCAAGAAGAAGAGCGTTCTAGATTGGCGCGAGATATTCATGACGGTATTGGTAGCGATCTGGCAGGAATTAAAATTGCCTTTGAGCATTACTTGGAGGGAGCTGGCTTACAACCTAACGCAAAACGTTTATTAGGAGCGATTAACAATGTGTGTATTGATGTACGTACACTATCTCACCAGTTACATCCATTACCTTTTTCTAAAATTGGTTTTAGTAGTTTTTTAAATGAATTTATTAATCAGGTAACACAAAAAAATGAATTAAAAATTCAAACTTTTTTGTTTCCGGAGGAAGAGATAGATGAACTACCGGACGAACTTTTAGCAGATACGTATCGTATTGTGCAAGAGTTAATCAACAATATTTTAAAACACGCCAAAGCAACACAAGCAGAATTACAGCTTACTAAACACGAAGATCACCTAAATATTGTTATTAACGATAATGGCAAAGGTTTTCAGAAAGCCAAAAAACAAGGAATAGGACTTCGCAATATTAAAGAGCGACTGCAAAAAATGCAAGGAACTTTAGATATCGACAGCGGCTCAAAAAACGGTACTTCAATAACAATCGACATCCCTCTAAACTAA
- a CDS encoding response regulator transcription factor: protein MKRINIIIADDHLMFLEGINTILQDMPEIDEIHLATEGKQVLRLLNQFEIDLIISDISMPKMDGIELLKEIKKKHAEVKIIMLSMLDNHRTVHKVIQKGANGFVPKFTSKEELQKAVRTVLEGEQYFSEVIKQRYIESVFERKKYKNIELSPREKEVLKLLGEEFTSKEISEKLFISVNTVETHRKNILLKTGSKTTTGAVKFAIESGLFDD from the coding sequence TTGAAAAGAATAAACATCATAATAGCAGACGATCATTTAATGTTTTTAGAAGGCATCAATACCATTTTACAGGATATGCCCGAAATTGATGAAATACATTTAGCTACTGAAGGAAAGCAGGTATTACGCTTGCTAAATCAATTTGAAATCGATTTGATTATTAGCGATATTAGTATGCCAAAGATGGATGGGATCGAGTTGCTAAAAGAAATTAAAAAGAAGCACGCAGAGGTGAAAATTATTATGCTGAGTATGCTCGACAATCACCGTACCGTACACAAAGTAATTCAAAAAGGTGCCAATGGTTTTGTGCCCAAATTTACCAGCAAAGAAGAGTTGCAAAAAGCGGTGAGAACCGTTTTAGAAGGCGAACAATACTTTTCAGAAGTGATTAAACAACGTTATATTGAAAGTGTTTTTGAACGTAAGAAGTACAAAAACATCGAGCTTTCTCCCAGAGAAAAAGAGGTGTTGAAGCTTTTAGGAGAAGAATTTACTTCTAAAGAAATTTCTGAAAAACTGTTTATTTCGGTGAATACCGTAGAAACACATCGTAAAAATATTTTGCTAAAAACAGGTTCTAAAACTACTACTGGAGCCGTGAAATTTGCGATTGAATCGGGATTATTTGATGACTAA
- the tssD gene encoding type VI secretion system tube protein TssD — MVPNTVIDRIEFILNKDETTQKKYTLQQFDYSISTAYDLNNESEKRIDVYASGCNNNEPDQVFLEWIANHPSDWSGVIKIFFKNEDTPNITLNFEKSIAQSYNQSFTENNGYQQNGYFSANLKGVVINKVTVN; from the coding sequence ATGGTACCTAATACTGTTATAGATCGCATAGAATTCATTTTAAACAAAGATGAAACCACACAAAAGAAATATACCTTACAGCAATTTGATTATAGTATTTCTACTGCTTACGATTTAAATAATGAATCTGAAAAAAGAATAGATGTCTACGCTTCTGGTTGTAATAATAACGAGCCAGACCAAGTATTTTTAGAATGGATTGCCAACCACCCTAGCGATTGGTCTGGAGTTATAAAAATTTTCTTTAAAAATGAAGATACACCTAATATAACCCTCAATTTTGAAAAATCTATTGCACAAAGCTATAATCAATCGTTTACCGAGAATAATGGTTATCAACAAAACGGCTATTTTTCTGCAAATTTAAAAGGAGTTGTCATTAATAAAGTAACAGTGAATTAA
- a CDS encoding WG repeat-containing protein gives MKIAPNFNYYILLLSVIGLLNACDTSKSLSEHKTEASKTVIDTMEFDKTSRFSYGIARVEKDSSSFFIFKNGQPAFQKLLQEFHPLDSVVPVNGGMVRSYKNEEKIMRIVQLENGKYGMLNHAAEWKLKPEYDKIEFVYNRYVKIEKDGKMTYADSWGKLLVPLKYDTVQIISPRYFDVKKNDKWGIYDAENDKIVIPFEYDKFDYCSGCGQKPDYFYAEKNGKWGVIDLKNEVLVPFNYEHVHSNMRSDEWVAAFRKEGKNVIINIPQQKEFGAPEYDKFQIENGHLIAAKTIDNQRYYGVINRKGKEVVPFNYSEIYSPYSSFQSGPYLSIKKDEKLGIIDTLGNIIIPPNYTKGLRVRDDYFITQKNEKVGLLNLKNEELLPNEYDWIDSDKITISENKTASIFRVKKNDKYGFYFPKTAQLMNPEYEHIEFFSDRQRNTYGARPVGLISLEKDGIDKLYNIKTRKIIPGDYAAFELQPQHKVILMKENYGDQGLYDLKENKLILPIKYKSIQVFKDQPKLIKVVKKVGNYQTQSGLFDDTGKEILPIKYADIKQIDPSKFLLHEKDSLYYMFSAKKRKKEKLPFSKVSVNDSTSLLTVRKNEKFYLYDSKRKKLLLEDGYSNIHQFRNGNYIVIQKDSTNQLKFGYANKDGKIIVPVTYDIRRTAYLPSLENKRYLFLKKKDKATGNMLQGFATFEGKVVVPPRFDKVYPDGNGNGFFTMKNNHYGVITADGKELLKPLYIIGIDGPFNSRTLEMNFHFPVPFQENNSWKYMTKDGKILPIKANDLILFQ, from the coding sequence ATGAAAATCGCCCCAAATTTTAATTATTATATTTTATTACTAAGCGTAATAGGTCTTTTAAATGCTTGCGACACTTCTAAAAGCTTGTCTGAACATAAAACAGAAGCTTCTAAAACCGTGATCGATACTATGGAATTCGATAAAACGTCTCGTTTTTCTTATGGTATTGCGCGGGTAGAAAAAGATAGTAGCAGTTTTTTTATCTTCAAAAATGGGCAACCTGCATTTCAAAAATTACTGCAAGAATTCCATCCGCTAGATAGCGTAGTTCCTGTTAATGGCGGAATGGTACGATCCTATAAAAATGAAGAAAAAATAATGCGAATCGTGCAGCTTGAAAATGGAAAATATGGAATGCTGAATCACGCAGCAGAATGGAAGTTAAAACCAGAATACGATAAAATTGAATTTGTATATAATCGCTATGTGAAAATCGAAAAAGACGGAAAAATGACGTATGCCGATTCTTGGGGTAAGTTATTGGTTCCCCTAAAATACGATACGGTTCAGATCATCTCTCCCCGCTATTTTGATGTAAAAAAAAACGATAAATGGGGTATTTATGATGCTGAAAACGATAAAATAGTTATTCCTTTTGAATATGACAAGTTTGATTATTGTAGCGGTTGTGGGCAAAAGCCAGATTATTTTTATGCTGAAAAAAATGGAAAATGGGGCGTTATTGATCTCAAGAATGAAGTTTTGGTTCCTTTTAACTACGAACACGTACACTCCAATATGCGAAGTGACGAATGGGTTGCCGCATTTAGAAAAGAAGGAAAAAACGTAATTATAAATATTCCGCAGCAAAAAGAATTTGGAGCCCCCGAGTATGATAAATTTCAGATTGAAAACGGACACTTAATAGCCGCAAAAACCATAGATAATCAGCGTTATTATGGCGTGATTAATCGAAAAGGTAAAGAGGTAGTTCCTTTTAACTATTCAGAAATTTACAGTCCGTATTCAAGTTTTCAATCGGGGCCTTATTTATCAATAAAAAAAGATGAAAAATTGGGAATTATTGATACGTTGGGAAATATCATTATTCCGCCAAATTATACTAAGGGTTTACGAGTGCGAGACGATTATTTTATAACCCAAAAAAATGAAAAAGTTGGTTTACTTAATCTAAAAAATGAAGAATTATTGCCGAACGAATATGATTGGATTGATAGTGATAAAATCACCATTAGCGAGAATAAAACAGCTTCAATCTTTAGAGTAAAAAAGAACGATAAATACGGTTTTTATTTTCCAAAAACCGCTCAACTGATGAATCCTGAGTACGAGCATATCGAATTTTTTAGCGATCGACAGCGCAATACGTATGGTGCTCGTCCAGTAGGATTAATAAGTTTAGAAAAAGACGGGATCGATAAGTTGTACAACATCAAGACTCGTAAAATAATTCCGGGAGATTATGCCGCATTTGAACTTCAACCGCAGCATAAAGTAATTTTAATGAAAGAAAATTATGGAGACCAAGGCCTTTATGATTTAAAAGAAAACAAGTTAATTCTACCCATAAAATATAAATCTATACAAGTTTTTAAGGATCAACCTAAGCTCATAAAAGTGGTAAAAAAAGTAGGTAATTACCAAACCCAATCGGGTCTTTTTGATGATACGGGTAAAGAAATTCTACCTATAAAGTATGCCGATATTAAACAAATTGATCCGTCAAAATTTTTATTGCACGAAAAAGATAGCTTGTATTATATGTTTTCGGCTAAAAAGCGTAAAAAAGAAAAGCTTCCTTTTTCAAAAGTCAGTGTAAATGATAGCACTTCCTTATTAACTGTTCGAAAAAATGAAAAATTCTATTTGTACGATTCTAAACGAAAAAAGCTTTTGTTAGAAGACGGGTATTCAAATATTCACCAATTCAGAAACGGAAATTATATCGTAATTCAAAAAGACAGCACCAATCAATTAAAATTTGGGTATGCTAATAAAGACGGAAAAATTATTGTTCCGGTAACATACGATATCAGACGTACAGCATACTTGCCTAGTCTTGAAAACAAGCGGTATTTATTTTTGAAGAAAAAAGACAAAGCTACGGGAAATATGCTACAAGGCTTTGCGACTTTTGAAGGAAAAGTTGTAGTTCCGCCACGTTTTGATAAAGTATATCCCGATGGAAACGGAAATGGTTTTTTTACCATGAAGAATAATCACTACGGCGTTATTACGGCTGATGGAAAAGAATTATTAAAACCGCTATATATTATCGGGATTGACGGTCCTTTTAATAGTCGCACACTAGAAATGAATTTTCACTTTCCGGTCCCTTTTCAAGAAAATAATAGTTGGAAATACATGACGAAAGACGGAAAAATTTTACCCATAAAAGCGAATGATTTAATTCTGTTTCAATAG